From Thermococcus sp.:
ATACCCCCGGCGGTTTAACCCCGCTTGGCGGCCTGTGGTCCCCGAAGGCCAGAACGGTGTAGTTGCTCACGTTCTTCGCAACTAGGGAGAAACTCGTCTTATCGGTTGTGAACTCGACGGTGGTGTTGCCCACAACTCTCGCGTTTGAAGGGAGGATCATAAATTTGAGCTGTTTCATAAATAATAACAAACAAAACTTTTAAATATTTTTGGCACTAACTTCTTTTGGGCGAGAGCGGTGAGGCTTTACCGGACTGGTGAAGTCGCAAAGAAACTCGGAGTTTCCAAGATGACAGTCCTCCGCTGGATTAAATCGGGAAAACTCAAAGCCCACAGGATTGGCAAAGAATACCGCGTTCCGGAAAGCGAAATCAAGAGGATTCTTGAAGGCAAAATCCCCGATAAAGTCGTGGTTTACGCCAGAGTCCCAAGCCGGGACCAAAAAGAAGACCTTGAGAGACAAGTAGAATACCTCAAGAACTACTGCTCCTCCAAAGGTTATCAAGTGGCTAAAATTCTTACGGACATTTCATCAGGCTTAAACGAGAACCGGAGGGGATTAAAACAGCTCTTCAAACTCGTCGAGAGCGGAGAGATAACCAAAGTCGTGATAACTTACAAGGACAGACTTACTCGCTTCGGCTTCAGATACCTTGAACAATACTTCAACTCTCACGGCGTTGAAATTGAAGTAATTTTTGACGAGGAGGACAAAACTCCAGAGAAGGAGTTGGTCGAAGACCTTTTGGCCATCGTAACTTCCTTCGCCGGAAAGCTTTATGGCATGCGTTCTCACAAGAAAAAACGCCTCGTCGAGGCGGTAAAGAATGCCCTCAGAGACGATTAAACTCACTGCCAAATTCAAGCTGAAAGAAACACCCGGAGGGTTAGACGAGCTTTTCCGGACTTATCGTGAAATCGTGAATTTTCTAATCGCTTACGCTTTCGAGAACAAGGTTACGAGCTTTTACCGACTGAAGAAAGAGACTTACAAGAGTTTGCGGAAGGAGTATCTGGAACTCCCAAGCCATTATCTTTACACGGCCTGCCAGATGGCGACGGCGATATTCAAAAGCTTTAGGAAGCGTAGGAAAAAGGGCAAAGCCAAAGGGAAACCGGTCTTCAAAAAAGAAGTCATAATGCTGGACGACCACCTCTTCAAACTCGACCTTGAGGCGAGAATAATAAAACTCTCCACTCCTAAAGGGAGGATTCAACTGGAGTTTTACCCGACCAAGTATCACGAGCGGTTTAAGGACTGGAAGGTTGGACAGGCCTGGCTGGTGAGAACTCCAAAAGGAGTCTTCCTGAACGTTGTATTCTCAAAAGAAGTCGAGGTTAGGGAGCCTAAGGCCTTTGTCGGTGTGGATTTAAACGAGAATAACGTAACGCTTAGCCTTCCTAACGGGGAGTTTGTCCAAATCATCACTCACGAGCGGGAGATTAGGACGGGTTATTACGTGAAGAGGAGAAAGATTCAGAGGAAGTTGAGGAGTGGGAAACGAAGAAAAGAGCTTCTGGAAAAGTATGGGCAAAGGGAAAGAAACAGGCTGAATGACTTGTATCATAAGCTGGCCAATAAAATCGTTGAGCTGGCGGAGAAGTATGGTGGTATTGCTCTGGAGGATTTGACTGAAATCAGGGATTCGATTAGGTATTCGGCTGAAATGAATGGTCGTTTGCACAGGTGGAGTTTTCGCAAACTCCAGTCAATCATCGAGTACAAGGCTAAGCTGAAGGGCGTTAGGGTTGTCTTCGTGAATCCTGCTTACACTTCTTCCCTGTGCCCGGTATGTGGGGGAAAACTAAGCCCGAATGGGCATAGGGTTTTGAAGTGTTCAAAGTGTGGTTTTGAGGCCGACCGTGATGTGGTTGGAAGTTGGAATATTCGTTTAAAAGCCTTGAAGATGTGGGGAGTTTCCGTTCCCCCCGAAAGCCAGCCGATGAAGAAGGGAGGCTGGAAGGTTAGTCGTAACGAGGCTTACAAACTTTACGCAAGTTACGACTAACCAGAACGGTTGACGTTCTCCAGAACGTAAGTAATGGGGACGTTCTTCGGATTCTCAACCTTAACGCTCATGTTGAAACCGAGGGCGTGAATGTGAACGGTGGAGCCGTTGACGAGCCTAATGAAGCCGCCCTTAACTGTCACGTTCTCCCCATCGACGACGCGCCAGTAGTAAATGAAGGGTTCAACCGTGGCGAAAGGCTCAATCGTCCAGTACTCCCCTTTATCCGGAACCCCGTTCCAGTTGGTGTCCCCGATAACTTTCAGGATGATGCCCTCAAACTGACCGCGTCGGACGACATCCCCGGTTGGAACCTTAGCCCCGTCCTTGAGCTTCATAGCGTAGTCGAGAGCCGCCCCGGCTCCTGCCTTGCTCAGGCCGGTGAAGACGAAGTAGGCCTTCCCGTCCTTGTTGAAGGCCGCCATTACACCCTTGTCTGCCCCAACGAACTCGAAGCCCATCTTGTAAACGATGTAGCCGAAGTAGTCGCGCACGGTTATAACTATCGGCTTTCCGCGGAGGAGCGGTCTCGCGTCGGCCGGCGAGAGTATTGCCACACCGCCCTTGTAATCGCTCGCGGGAAGTATCTTGGCGCTGGGGAAGTAGTGCTTGGCAATGTTTTCGTAGCCTTTGCTGGTATAGACCAGTGAGGTGTTCGCGAGCTTTGCCCAGTCCTCAAGGGCCCCTCCCTTTCCGTAGGTGCTGAAATTCATTCCCCCTACCCCCGTCTGGGTTGCTGTTGGAGAAGGGGTTGACGTTCCCGTTTTATTCCCCCCCGAACCTATACAGCCCGCCGCTAGAACCACGAAGGCGAGCAGAAATGCCAGTGTATA
This genomic window contains:
- a CDS encoding IS607 family transposase, which encodes MRLYRTGEVAKKLGVSKMTVLRWIKSGKLKAHRIGKEYRVPESEIKRILEGKIPDKVVVYARVPSRDQKEDLERQVEYLKNYCSSKGYQVAKILTDISSGLNENRRGLKQLFKLVESGEITKVVITYKDRLTRFGFRYLEQYFNSHGVEIEVIFDEEDKTPEKELVEDLLAIVTSFAGKLYGMRSHKKKRLVEAVKNALRDD
- a CDS encoding transposase — protein: MPSETIKLTAKFKLKETPGGLDELFRTYREIVNFLIAYAFENKVTSFYRLKKETYKSLRKEYLELPSHYLYTACQMATAIFKSFRKRRKKGKAKGKPVFKKEVIMLDDHLFKLDLEARIIKLSTPKGRIQLEFYPTKYHERFKDWKVGQAWLVRTPKGVFLNVVFSKEVEVREPKAFVGVDLNENNVTLSLPNGEFVQIITHEREIRTGYYVKRRKIQRKLRSGKRRKELLEKYGQRERNRLNDLYHKLANKIVELAEKYGGIALEDLTEIRDSIRYSAEMNGRLHRWSFRKLQSIIEYKAKLKGVRVVFVNPAYTSSLCPVCGGKLSPNGHRVLKCSKCGFEADRDVVGSWNIRLKALKMWGVSVPPESQPMKKGGWKVSRNEAYKLYASYD